From a single Phocoena sinus isolate mPhoSin1 chromosome 1, mPhoSin1.pri, whole genome shotgun sequence genomic region:
- the KIRREL1 gene encoding kin of IRRE-like protein 1 isoform X1 — translation MLSLLVWILTLSDTFSQGTQTRFSQEPADQTVVAGQRAVLPCVLLNYSGIVQWTKDGLALGMGQGLKAWPRYRVVGSADAGQYNLEITDAELSDDASYECQATEAALRSRRAKLTVLIPPEDTRIDGGPVILLQAGAPHNLTCRAFNAKPAATIIWFRDGTQQEGAVASTELLKDGKRETTISQLLINPTDLDIGRVFTCRSVNEAIPSGKETSIELDVHHPPTVTLSIEPQTVQEGERVVFTCQATANPEILGYRWAKGGLLIEDAHESRYETNVDYSFFTEPVSCEVYNKVGSTNVSTLVNVHFAPRIVVDPKPTTTDIGSDVTLTCVWVGNPPLTLTWTKKDSNMGPRPPGSPPEAALSAQVLSNSNQLLLKSVTQADAGTYTCRAIVPRIGVAEREVPLYVNGPPIISSEAVQYAVRGDGGKVECFIGSTPPPDRIAWAWKENFLEVGTLERYTVERTNSGSGVLSTLTINNVMEADFQTHYNCTAWNSFGPGTAIIQLEEREVLPVGIIAGATIGAGTLLTFFFIALVFFLYRRRKGSRKDVTLRKLDIKVETVNREPLTMHSDREDDAASVSTATRVMKAIYSSFKDDVDLKQDLRCDTIDTREEYEMKDPTNGYYNVRAHEDRPSSRAVLYADYRAPGPARFDGRPSSRLSHSSGYAQLNTYSRAPASDYGPEPTPPGPAAPAGTDTTSQLSYENYEKFNSHPFPGAAGYPTYRLGYPQGPPSGLERTPYEAYDPIGKYATATRFSYTSQHSDYGQRFQQRMQTHV, via the exons GGACCCAGACCCGCTTCAGCCAGGAGCCAGCCGACCAGACTGTGGTGGCTGGACAGCGGGCCGTGCTCCCCTGCGTGCTGCTCAACTACTCGGGGATCGTGCAATGGACCAAGGATGGGCTGGCGCTGGGCATGGGCCAGGGCCTCAAAG CCTGGCCACGGTACCGGGTCGTGGGCTCAGCAGACGCCGGGCAGTACAACCTGGAGATCACAGATGCCGAGCTCTCTGACGACGCCTCTTACGAGTGCCAGGCCACGGAGGCCGCCCTGCGCTCCCGGCGAGCGAAACTCACCGTGCTCA TCCCCCCAGAGGACACTAGGATCGATGGTGGTCCTGTGATTCTGCTGCAGGCAGGCGCCCCCCACAACCTCACGTGCCGAGCCTTCAACGCCAAGCCTGCTGCCACCATCATCTGGTTCCGGGATGGGACGCAGCAGGAGGGCGCCGTAGCCAGCACG GAACTGCTGAAGGATGGGAAGAGGGAGACCACCATCAGCCAGCTGCTCATCAACCCCACAGACCTGGATATTGGGCGTGTCTTCACCTGCCGCAGCGTGAACGAGGCCATCCCGAGCGGCAAGGAGACGTCCATCGAGCTCGACGTGCACC ACCCTCCTACGGTGACCCTGTCCATTGAGCCACAGACGGTGCAGGAGGGCGAGCGCGTCGTCTTTACATGCCAGGCCACAGCCAACCCTGAGATCCTGGGCTacag GTGGGCCAAGGGGGGCTTGCTGATCGAAGACGCCCACGAGAGTCGCTATGAGACGAATGTCGATTATTCCTTCTTCACGGAGCCTGTGTCCTGTGAGGTTTACAACAAAGTGGGAAGCACCAATGTCAGCACTTTAGTCAATGTCCACT TTGCTCCCCGGATTGTAGTGGACCCCAAACCCACGACCACAGACATTGGCTCTGATGTGACCCTCACCTGTGTCTGGGTTGGTAATCCCCCCCTCACCCTCACCTGGACCAAAAAGGACTCAAACATG GGGCCCAGGCCTCCTGGCTCCCCACCCGAGGCTGCTCTCTCTGCCCAGGTCCTGAGTAACAGCAACCAGCTGCTGCTGAAGTCGGTGACCCAGGCCGATGCCGGCACCTACACCTGCCGGGCCATCGTGCCTCGGATCGGAGTGGCCGAGCGGGAGGTGCCACTTTATGTGAATG GGCCCCCCATTATCTCCAGCGAGGCCGTGCAGTACGCCGTCAGGGGTGATGGTGGCAAGGTGGAGTGTTTCATCGGGAGCACGCCACCCCCAGACCGCATT gcatgGGCATGGAAGGAGAACTTCCTGGAGGTGGGGACCCTGGAACGCTACACGGTGGAGAGGACCAACTCAGGCAGCGGGGTCCTGTCCACGCTCACCATCAACAACGTCATGGAGGCCGACTTTCAGACCCACTACAACTGCACAGCCTGGAACAGCTTCGGCCCAGGCACAGCCATCATCCAGCTGGAAGAGCGAG AGGTGTTACCTGTGGGCATCATCGCCGGGGCCACCATCGGCGCAGGCACCCTGCTCACCTTCTTCTTCATCGCCTTGGTGTTCTTCCTCTACCGGCGCCGCAAAGGCA GTCGCAAAGACGTGACCCTGAGAAAGCTGGACATCAAGGTGGAGACGGTGAACCGGGAGCCGCTCACGATGCATTCGGACCGGGAGGACGATGCTGCCAGCGTCTCCACGGCAACCCGTGTCATGAAGGCCATCTACTCG TCCTTCAAGGATGACGTGGACCTGAAGCAGGACCTGCGCTGTGACACCATCGACACCCGGGAGGAGTATGAGATGAAG GATCCCACCAATGGTTACTACAATGTGCGTGCCCACGAAGACCGCCCGTCTTCCAGGGCAGTGCTCTATGCTGACTACCGTGCCCCCGGCCCTGCCCGCTTCGACGGCCGCCCCTCTTCCCGCCTCTCCCACTCCAGCGGCTATGCCCAGCTCAACACCTACAGCCGGGCCCCGGCCTCTGACTACGGCCCTGAGCCCACACCCCCAGGTCCTGCTGCCCCAGCTGGCACCGACACCACCAGCCAGCTGTCCTACGAGAACTATGAGAAGTTCAATTCCCATCCCTTCCCCGGGGCAGCAGGGTACCCCACCTACCGACTGGGCTACCCTCAGGGCCCTCCGTCCGGCCTGGAGCGGACCCCGTATGAGGCATATGACCCCATTGGCAAGTACGCCACTGCCACGCGATTCTCCTACACCTCCCAGCACTCGGACTACGGCCAGAGATTCCAGCAGCGCATGCAGACGCACGTGTAG
- the KIRREL1 gene encoding kin of IRRE-like protein 1 isoform X2: MLSLLVWILTLSDTFSQGTQTRFSQEPADQTVVAGQRAVLPCVLLNYSGIVQWTKDGLALGMGQGLKAWPRYRVVGSADAGQYNLEITDAELSDDASYECQATEAALRSRRAKLTVLIPPEDTRIDGGPVILLQAGAPHNLTCRAFNAKPAATIIWFRDGTQQEGAVASTELLKDGKRETTISQLLINPTDLDIGRVFTCRSVNEAIPSGKETSIELDVHHPPTVTLSIEPQTVQEGERVVFTCQATANPEILGYRWAKGGLLIEDAHESRYETNVDYSFFTEPVSCEVYNKVGSTNVSTLVNVHFAPRIVVDPKPTTTDIGSDVTLTCVWVGNPPLTLTWTKKDSNMVLSNSNQLLLKSVTQADAGTYTCRAIVPRIGVAEREVPLYVNGPPIISSEAVQYAVRGDGGKVECFIGSTPPPDRIAWAWKENFLEVGTLERYTVERTNSGSGVLSTLTINNVMEADFQTHYNCTAWNSFGPGTAIIQLEEREVLPVGIIAGATIGAGTLLTFFFIALVFFLYRRRKGSRKDVTLRKLDIKVETVNREPLTMHSDREDDAASVSTATRVMKAIYSSFKDDVDLKQDLRCDTIDTREEYEMKDPTNGYYNVRAHEDRPSSRAVLYADYRAPGPARFDGRPSSRLSHSSGYAQLNTYSRAPASDYGPEPTPPGPAAPAGTDTTSQLSYENYEKFNSHPFPGAAGYPTYRLGYPQGPPSGLERTPYEAYDPIGKYATATRFSYTSQHSDYGQRFQQRMQTHV; encoded by the exons GGACCCAGACCCGCTTCAGCCAGGAGCCAGCCGACCAGACTGTGGTGGCTGGACAGCGGGCCGTGCTCCCCTGCGTGCTGCTCAACTACTCGGGGATCGTGCAATGGACCAAGGATGGGCTGGCGCTGGGCATGGGCCAGGGCCTCAAAG CCTGGCCACGGTACCGGGTCGTGGGCTCAGCAGACGCCGGGCAGTACAACCTGGAGATCACAGATGCCGAGCTCTCTGACGACGCCTCTTACGAGTGCCAGGCCACGGAGGCCGCCCTGCGCTCCCGGCGAGCGAAACTCACCGTGCTCA TCCCCCCAGAGGACACTAGGATCGATGGTGGTCCTGTGATTCTGCTGCAGGCAGGCGCCCCCCACAACCTCACGTGCCGAGCCTTCAACGCCAAGCCTGCTGCCACCATCATCTGGTTCCGGGATGGGACGCAGCAGGAGGGCGCCGTAGCCAGCACG GAACTGCTGAAGGATGGGAAGAGGGAGACCACCATCAGCCAGCTGCTCATCAACCCCACAGACCTGGATATTGGGCGTGTCTTCACCTGCCGCAGCGTGAACGAGGCCATCCCGAGCGGCAAGGAGACGTCCATCGAGCTCGACGTGCACC ACCCTCCTACGGTGACCCTGTCCATTGAGCCACAGACGGTGCAGGAGGGCGAGCGCGTCGTCTTTACATGCCAGGCCACAGCCAACCCTGAGATCCTGGGCTacag GTGGGCCAAGGGGGGCTTGCTGATCGAAGACGCCCACGAGAGTCGCTATGAGACGAATGTCGATTATTCCTTCTTCACGGAGCCTGTGTCCTGTGAGGTTTACAACAAAGTGGGAAGCACCAATGTCAGCACTTTAGTCAATGTCCACT TTGCTCCCCGGATTGTAGTGGACCCCAAACCCACGACCACAGACATTGGCTCTGATGTGACCCTCACCTGTGTCTGGGTTGGTAATCCCCCCCTCACCCTCACCTGGACCAAAAAGGACTCAAACATG GTCCTGAGTAACAGCAACCAGCTGCTGCTGAAGTCGGTGACCCAGGCCGATGCCGGCACCTACACCTGCCGGGCCATCGTGCCTCGGATCGGAGTGGCCGAGCGGGAGGTGCCACTTTATGTGAATG GGCCCCCCATTATCTCCAGCGAGGCCGTGCAGTACGCCGTCAGGGGTGATGGTGGCAAGGTGGAGTGTTTCATCGGGAGCACGCCACCCCCAGACCGCATT gcatgGGCATGGAAGGAGAACTTCCTGGAGGTGGGGACCCTGGAACGCTACACGGTGGAGAGGACCAACTCAGGCAGCGGGGTCCTGTCCACGCTCACCATCAACAACGTCATGGAGGCCGACTTTCAGACCCACTACAACTGCACAGCCTGGAACAGCTTCGGCCCAGGCACAGCCATCATCCAGCTGGAAGAGCGAG AGGTGTTACCTGTGGGCATCATCGCCGGGGCCACCATCGGCGCAGGCACCCTGCTCACCTTCTTCTTCATCGCCTTGGTGTTCTTCCTCTACCGGCGCCGCAAAGGCA GTCGCAAAGACGTGACCCTGAGAAAGCTGGACATCAAGGTGGAGACGGTGAACCGGGAGCCGCTCACGATGCATTCGGACCGGGAGGACGATGCTGCCAGCGTCTCCACGGCAACCCGTGTCATGAAGGCCATCTACTCG TCCTTCAAGGATGACGTGGACCTGAAGCAGGACCTGCGCTGTGACACCATCGACACCCGGGAGGAGTATGAGATGAAG GATCCCACCAATGGTTACTACAATGTGCGTGCCCACGAAGACCGCCCGTCTTCCAGGGCAGTGCTCTATGCTGACTACCGTGCCCCCGGCCCTGCCCGCTTCGACGGCCGCCCCTCTTCCCGCCTCTCCCACTCCAGCGGCTATGCCCAGCTCAACACCTACAGCCGGGCCCCGGCCTCTGACTACGGCCCTGAGCCCACACCCCCAGGTCCTGCTGCCCCAGCTGGCACCGACACCACCAGCCAGCTGTCCTACGAGAACTATGAGAAGTTCAATTCCCATCCCTTCCCCGGGGCAGCAGGGTACCCCACCTACCGACTGGGCTACCCTCAGGGCCCTCCGTCCGGCCTGGAGCGGACCCCGTATGAGGCATATGACCCCATTGGCAAGTACGCCACTGCCACGCGATTCTCCTACACCTCCCAGCACTCGGACTACGGCCAGAGATTCCAGCAGCGCATGCAGACGCACGTGTAG